The DNA segment CGGGCAGTTGCTGGTGGGAACAGTGCCCACGGCATTATTCAGCGTCCTGCCGTGGGTGACGTCGCTTATTGTGATCGCCATGTTGCCATTGTTGTTTGCTCATCTGGAAAATCAGGACAGCGAGGAGCCGCGTCATTCGGTTCTGCCAATGTTCCGCCGCCGTAATGCGCGCCTTGGGATCAACGGCTGCATTATTTCCGGCATTGTGCTCGGCTCACTGTATGGCCTGATGCCGTTGTTCCTGACGCATCAAGGTATGAGTGATGCGGATGTGGGCTACTGGATGGCGTTGCTGGTCAGCGCTGGGATTATCGGGCAATGGCCGGTCGGGCGCCTGGCAGACCGCTATGGTCGCCTGATGGTGTTACGTATTCAGATTTTTTGCGTGATACTCGGCAGCATCGCTATGCTCAGTGGTTATGCGATGGCACCGACGTTATTCATTCTTGGGTGTGCCGGTTTCACGTTATATCCGGTAGCAATGTCGTGGGCCTGCGAGAAGGTCAGTTCTGAAGAGCTTGTCGCTATGAATCAGGCGCTGCTGATGAGCTATACACTTGGCAGCCTTGCCGGGCCAACGATGACCGCAATGCTGATGCAGAGCTATTCTGACCGTCTGCTGTTTGTAATGATTGCTGTCGTTTCACTGGTATATCTGGTAATGCTAATGCGCAAGGCAGACAAGAGCCCAAATCCTGTGGCAGCAGCATAATCTAAAGGTTCTGATCTGCACCCAATAAAAAAGACGCCGTAAATGGCGTCTTTTTTGCATTGCGTTGGGCATCAGTAAATAACTTTATGCCCGTAGCTGGCAAGAATGTTTTTCACTCTGTCCATAATTTCTGTAGTTGGCGGGTTCACACCGTCCAGCCCGTATTCCTCTCCCATCGCCGTCCATTTATGCTTACCCAGTTCGTGATAAGGCAGCAGTTCAATTTTTTCGATGTTAGTCATATCTTTGGTGAACTCACCGAGCTTATGCGCTGACTCGTCATCATCGGACCAGCCCGGTACCACGACGTAACGGATCCACGTGCGCTGATTTCGTTTTGCCAGATAACGGGCAAAATCCAGCGTGCGGTGGTTCGAGACACCGACCAGATTCTGGTGAATATCATCGTTCATCTGTTTCAGGTCGAGCATCACCAGATCGGAAGCATCAAGTAATTCATCGATTACCGGGTCGTAACGGCGGACAAAACCGTTGGTATCCAGACAGGTGTTAATCCCTTCTTTCTGGCAGGCTCGGAACCAGTCACGCACGAACTCTGCCTGAAGAATGGCCTCACCGCCAGATGCGGTGACACCTCCGCCGGATGCATTCATAAAGTGGCGATAGGTCACCACTTCTTTCATTAAATCTTCGACATTGATTTCTTTACCGCCGTGGGTGTCCCAGGTATCGCGATTGTGGCAATACATGCAACGCATCAGGCAACCCTGGAAAAAAACAATGAAGCGGATACCTGGGCCATCTACGGTGCCACAGGACTCATATGAGTGGATTCGACCTTGAACTGACATTGCGGGTTATTCTCCATATTGACCAATGAATAGCAGTCTAAAAGTGCGGATGCTGGCCTGGCAGAGATAAACTGGGTTCTATCTGTTTATGATACCAGACAATCAATAAGGTTGATTGCCAGCGAATGCCGGAACTGCTTTGCCAGAGATCCACAATCATAGCGCTCTGGCAAAACAGACTGTCGGGCAGACAGTAAAGGGTAGGGCGGATGAAACAAAGGCTCCACAGTGTGGAGCCTTTTTTATCAATTAAACCAGAGCGTTAGTTATTACAGGGACTTGGTGAAAGTACGGGTAATAACGTCTTGTTGCTGTTCTTTAGTCAGTGAGTTGAAACGTACAGCGTAACCAGAAACACGGATGGTCAGCTGAGGATAGTTCTCAGGGTGTTCCATCGCGTCTAACAGCATTTCACGGTTCATTACGTTCACGTTCAGGTGTTGGCCACCCTCGATGGACGCTTCGTGGTGGAAGTAACCATCCATCAGACCCGCGAGGTTCGCTTTACGAACATCATCGTCTTTACCCAGTGCGTTTGGAACGATAGAGAAGGTATAAGAAATACCATCTTTTGCGTAAGCAAACGGCAGTTTAGCAACGGAGGTCAGGGAGGCAACCGCACCTTTCTGATCACGACCGTGCATTGGGTTAGCGCCTGGACCGAATGGAGCACCAGCACGACGACCGTCTGGAGTGTTACCGGTTTTCTTACCATAAACCACGTTAGAGGTGATGGTCAGAACAGACTGAGTCGCAACCGCGCCACGGTAGGTACGCAGTTTCTGAATTTTCTTCATGAAACGTTCTACCAGGTCACAAGCGATGTCATCTACACGAGAATCGTTGTTACCGAACTGTGGATATTCGCCTTCAATTTTGAAGTCGATAGCCAGGCCGTCTTCGTCACGGATGGTACTAACTTTAGCGTATTTGATAGCAGACAGGGAGTCAGCAGCAACGGACAGACCTGCGATACCACACGCCATTGTGCGGTAAACATCACGGTCATGCAGTGCCATCAATGCAGCTTCATAGCTGTATTTGTCATGCATGTAATGAATGATGTTCAGGGCAGTCACGTACTGTTTAGCCAACCAGTCCATGAAGTGATCCATGCGATCCATGACTTTGTCATAGTCCAGCACGGTATCCATCATTGGCGCTTCTTTCGGACCAACCTGGATTTTCATTTTTTCATCAACGCCGCCGTTGATTGCGTACAACATGGTTTTCGCCAGGTTTGCACGTGCGCCGAAGAACTGCATTTGTTTACCCACAACCATCGGGCTCACGCAACAAGCGATAGCATAGTCATCGTTGTTGAAGTCAGGACGCATCAGATCATCGTTCTCATACTGTACAGATGAGGTATCGATAGACACTTTCGCTGCGTACTTTTTGAAGTTCATTGGCAGCTTTTCAGACCACAGGATGGTCATGTTCGGCTCTGGTGAAGGCCCCATGGTGTACAGGGTATTCAGGAAGCGGAAGCTGTTTTTGGTAACCAGAGTACGACCATCAACACCCATACCTGCCAGGGATTCAGTCGCCCAGATTGGGTCACCAGAGAACAATTCATCATACTCAGGCGTACGCAGGAAACGTACCATACGCAGTTTCATGACCAGGTGGTCAATGAGTTCCTGAGCCTGTTCTTCGTTCAGTTTACCTGCTTTGATATCACGATCGATGAACACGTCAAGGAAAGTGGATACGCGGCCGAAGGACATTGCAGCGCCGTTTTGTGATTTCACTGCAGCCAGATAGCCGAAGTAAGTCCACTGAACTGCTTCTTGTGCATTAGTCGCAGGAGCAGAAATATCGTAGCCGTATTTCGCAGCCATTTCTTTAATCTGACCCAGAGCACGGTGTTGTTCTGAGATTTCTTCACGCAACTGGATAGTCATTTCCAGGTTCACGCCGTTTTCCAGATCATCTTGCAGAGACTGGAACTGCGCGAATTTGTCAGCCATCAGGAAGTCGATACCGTACAGCGCAACGCGACGGTAGTCACCGATAATACGGCCACGGCCATACGCATCTGGCAGACCAGTCAGAACACCTGATTTACGGCAGTTCAGGATGTCTTTGGTGTAAACGTCGAACACGCCCTGGTTATGCGTTTTGCGGTAATCGGTGAAGATTTTTTTCAGCGCTGGATCCAGTTCACGGCCATAAACTTTACATGAACCTTCTACCATTTTGATGCCGCCGAATGGGATCAGGGCACGTTTCAATGGTGCGTCAGTTTGCAGACCGACGATGGTTTCCAGAGATTTGTTGATGTAGCCAGCGTCATGAGAGGTGATGGTAGCCGCAACGTCAGTATCGAAGTCAACAGGAGCTTTGGTGCTGTTCTCCAGTTTGATACCTTCCATTACTTTATCCCACAGGGTGGTTGTCGCTTGTGTCGCGCCAGCCAGGAAGGACTCATCACCTTCATACGGGGTGTAGTTCTTCTGAATGAAGTCACGGACGTTTACGCCATTCTGCCATTCACCAGCACTAAAGCCTTGCCATGCGTTGGTCAATTTTTCATTGAGCTTGGACATCTTGCACCTACCTTCTAATTTGGATTTCTTTAAAAATCGCGTGTAAAACTGTCGTAACGAGAATCCACGTTGAATCAGTGATTTTTCTCATCGCGAAGATATATGACCCAGTACGTTAACCCTACCAGCAAACCACCACCAATGATGTTACCTATGGTCACAGGGATGAGATTATCAATGATAAAGTTAGTGACGTTCAGTTCTGCAAATTGTGCCGGCGTAGTACCGACAGCTTGCCAAAAATCGGGTGTTGCAAAGTTCTTAATGACGATACCCAACGGGATCATGAACATGTTGGCGATGCTGTGTTCGAAGCCGCTGGCAACAAACATGGCCACTGGCAGAATCATCGCAAACATTTTATCCATCAGGCTGCGGCCGGAGTAACTCATCCAGACAGCCAGGCATACCATCAGGTTAGCCAAGATCCCAAGACATACCGCTTCGATAAAGGTGTGATGCATCTTGTGGTCGGCCGTTTGCAGCACGTTCAGCCCCCACAAACCATTATCGACCATGTACTCCCCGGAGAACCAAATCAGGGCGACAAAGAACAGTGCGCCGATCAGGTTGCCAATATAGACATTGGCCCAGTTGCGTGCCAGTTGTCCCCAAGTGATACGCCCGCTGGCTTTAGCAATTACAATCAGCACAGTGGAAGTAAACAGGTCTGCACCACAAACCACGACCAGCATCAGACCCAGTGAGAAGCAGATGCCCCCGACGAGTTTTGCCAGACCGAAAGGAACGGTCCCGGTGCCGGTGGTTGAAGTGATATAAAAAGCAAAGGCAATAGAAATAAAGACGCCAGCAGTAATGGCTAAAAAGAACGTTTTTAACGGCTGTTTGGTGGCTTTATAAACGCCGGCATCTTCAGCAACTTTAGCTGTAGCGGCGGGTAATATAAGATCGAAGGGGTTGTCAGCTTTCACATTAACTCTCTTATTCAGGGCTATGCACTGCGCAACGAGATACTAGCAAAGCAGTATAACGTAAAAATTGACGTGGATCATAAGGGGAGGATTTTGGTGGTTTGAAGTCTACTACTGAATAGGTGGTTTTAACGATAATTCATTGAAAATTAAGGTGTAAAAACATTTTAATTTTTACAAAAAAAGTTGATGAACCCTAAAAATATTCTTATCTGATAGTGAAATTTGAGGATTAACTGTTAATTTATGTACTAAATTGGCTTCTATTCTTTTTCACAAATAATTAACTTTAGTGCTTTCGGAATTTATTTATTCCTAAAAAAATCGAATCAGCCGTTATTTCGCGCGAAATTACACGCCATTTGCCCGGCCGAGTCAAATTTTAGATACCAGATTAAGCGGTGGTCGAGTATGAGTAAAAAGATAAAAAAACCGGCAGACGCTTCTGCCGGTTCTGGTTCAGTCGATGCGCTGGGTAAATCAGGCTTTGGACCAATGACGACGTTTTGCCACTTGTAACTTCTCGTAGGCACGCAGTAATGCCTGATGAGCTGGCAGCGCTTTGAGATCCGGGTCAACGGCAAACAGGCTGTGGAAACGTACTTCGCCGCTGATCGCCGCAGAAGCATCTTCCACCGCTTTCTGACCGTACATTTTCACGAAGGCATTGTAGTACTGAGCTGGTTCACGATCTTCTTCCAGCGAAAGCTGAAGCAGGGTTTGCAGACAACGATAGTAGTTGTTGCGTTCGTCACTGTAGACTGATGAGTTAAACTCATGCGCCCATTCAGCCCAGGTCAGTGCCTGGTCGAAATCACCACCTGCCAGTGCCAGCATGGATTTCAGCTCACCAACACGCAGAGTGTACCAGCCATTATCTTTGCCGCTGGCAATACCCAGCAGTTCGCGCACGCGGGTGAAATCGTCAAGACCTTCATCATCAAGCTGAGTGATCATCTCGAGATACGTTTCTTTCGGCAAATCGCTGTCCGGGAGTGCCAGCAACTGTTCGCGCAAATGTGCGCCCATACTGTTATTGGCGAGAAGCAAATCTTCTGCGGGATAAATATCTGACATACCCGGAACGATGATACGGCAGGCGTATACGTCAAGATGTTCATAATCAGCGATGTACACTTCAGCATCTTCTTTATCAAAGATTGCCATCAGCGTAGCGAACTCTTCTTCGGTAGATCCGCCGAAGCTCCAGTCGGCAAACGGATAGTCTGCGTCCTGTTTGAACATATCCCACGAAATCAAACCGCTTGAATCTATGAAGTGCGTTTCGAGGTTAGCATGTTCGGCAACTTCTTCGTCATCAAAAGTCGGTGCAGTGAACACATCCAAATCTTTCAGGCTGCGGCCCTGCAGTAATTCGGTCACGGTACGTTCAAGCGCCACGCCGAAATCAGGGTGTGCGCCAAATGAGGCGAAACAAGTGCCGTTGGCCGGGTTGAACAGAACCACACAAATGACCGGATAGTTGCCGCCCAGTGAGGCATCATAAGAAAGGATTGGGAAACCTTCTTCTTCCAGTTTTGCGATGGCTTCCACCACGCCCGGGTAACGCGCCAACACGTCCGCAGGAATTTCAGGCAGGCTGATAGATTCTGCAATGATGCGGTTTTTGACGTACCGTTCGAAGACTTCCGACAGACCCTGAACACGCGCTTCGTTGGCCGTGTTACCGGCGGACATACCGTTAGAAACGTACAAGTTACCGATGATGTTCATCGGAATGTAAACGGTTTGCAGATCAGACTGACGGGTGAACGGCAGGGCGCAGATCCCGCGATCGGGATTGCCCGATTGCAGATCGATCAGATCGCTGGCCACCAGCTCTTTGTCCGCATCGTAAAATTCATGCAGGCGCTCATCCAGAATACCTTCCGGCAGCGTGTTGTCTTCGGCAATCGGGAACCATTTTTCGTTCGGGTAATGAACGAAATCACCATTGGCAATTTCTTTACCCAGATAGAAATCGGCAAAGAAATAGTTTGTCGACAGACGCTCAAAATATTCACCCAGCGCAGACGCCAGAGCGGCTTTCTTGCTTGCACCTTTACCGTTGGTGAAACACAGCGGACAGTCGCGATCGCGGATATGCACGGACCAGACGTGCGGAACCGGGTTCAGCCAGGAAGCTTCTTCGATGTTAAAACCGAGATCGGTGAGTTTTTGTTGGAAGCGGGAAATGGAGTCTTCCAGCGCCGCGTCTTTACCAGGAATAAAAGTTTGCGTCATTGAGTTCACTTTTGAGCGTGCTAAAAACGCGCAATGATACGGGGTTTTGCGGCGTACCTCCATGTATTCGTGTTAAGAATGTAATCGTGTTGTAACGCGCTAAGCTTGTCGTTAAGCAGGCAATCTATAAACGGCTGTTTTTCCACTCATGAGGTCTCTATGCAGGCGTTTGATGTTAAGCGAATGGCGCTTGATAAATTCCCGATCGAATATCTTGGGGAAGTCACATTTCGATGTTTCTTCATTTTTGTCGTGGTGTTCCTGTTTCTGAAACTGACAGGAAGGCGCGGGGTTAATCAGCTTTCTTTGTTTGAAGTCGTTATCATCCTGACCCTCGGATCGGCAGCGGGCGACGTGACTTTTTATGATGACGTCCCGCTGTTGCCGGTTTTTGCTGTGTTCTTTTCGATTCTGCTGTTCTACCGCTTCTCAACCTGGCTGATGGGGCGCAGTCGCCATTTCCAGAACTGGATGGAAGGAAAGCCTCTGATCATCATTCGCGATGGCATGTTCGAATGGGAAACGATGGATCGGGAAAATATCACCAAAGGTGAGTTTTACATGGAGTTGCGACAAAAAGGCGTCGAACATCTCGGGCAGGTGCGTCTGGCTATTCTGGAAACCAACGGTGGACTGAGCGTGTACTTCCGTCTGGATGAGGATATCGAACCCGGCCTGCCGGTGTTGCCTGAAGATTATATCGATATCGAAACGCTGATGATGACCACCGGCGTGTACGCGTGCCATCAGTGCAGTCTGGTGAAAGAACTTAAAGTGGGTGACAAGGCGGTCTGCCCACGCTGTCAGAACCTTACGTGGGTCAGGGCGCTGAACACTGTACGTGCGTGAACAGATAATCCTGTTAAATCAGCTTTCCAGCGAGGAAAGAACCTTGTGACCGAGATCTCATCGTTGATTATCAGGTCGTCATCAATATCCGTTGCAGATTGCTTGTCTCGGATGATAAAACCGGTAAATTAATGGGTACTATGTGGCTGTCTCAGAGAAGTGGTGAGGGGAAATGACTCAGGTTTATAATTTTAGTGCAGGCCCGGCAATGATCCCGGCAGAAGTATTGCGTCGTGCGGAACAGGAACTTTGTAACTGGCACGGACTGGGTACCTCCGTGATGGAAATCAGTCACCGCAGTAAGGAGTTTATCCAGGTAGCCGAAGAATCAGAAAAGGATATTCGTGACCTGCTGAATATTCCCTCCAACTATAAAGTTCTCTTCTGTCACGGCGGTGCGCGTGCGCAGTTCGCCGCAGTGCCGATGAATTTGCTGGGTGATAAAAACACAGCAGATTACATTGATGGCGGTTACTGGGCGCACAGCGCAGTGAAAGAAGCCCAAAAATACTGCATTCCGAATGTGATTGACGTCACCACCACTGTTGATGGCAAGCGCGGTATTTTGCCAATGAGCGAATGGAAGCTCAGCGCAGATTCTGCCTACGTTCATTACTGCCCGAATGAAACTATCGACGGTGTAGCCATCGATGAAATGCCTGACTTCGGTGACAAAATTGTGGTCGCCGATTACTCTTCCTGCATCCTGTCCCGTCCGATCGATGTCAGCCGCTTCGGTGTGATTTACGCCGGTGCGCAGAAAAATATTGGTCCTGCTGGTCTGACTCTGGTGATCGTCCGCGAAGACTTGTTGGGTAAAGCGCGCACTGAGTTGCCTTCCATCCTTGATTACACGGTGCTGGCCGAGAACGATTCCATGTTCAACACGCCGCCGACGTTTGCATGGTATTTGTCAGGTATGGTCTTCAAATGGCTGAAAGAGCAGGGCGGCCTGCGTGAAATGGAAAAACGTAATCAGGCGAAAGCGGAATTACTTTACGGCGCCATTGACCGCACCGGTTTCTATCGTAACCCTGTCGCCGCGGCTAACCGTTCGTGGATGAACGTGCCATTCCAGATGGCGGATGCTTCTCTGGATAATGTATTCCTGGAGCAGGCGCAGGCGGCCGGTCTACATGCATTGAAAGGCCACCGCGTGGCTGGTGGTATGCGCGCATCTATTTATAATGCGATGCCTTTAGAAGGTGTGAAGGCTTTGACCGACTTTATGGCGGAGTTCGAAAAACGCCACGGCTAAGCAGACTGGCTTTATGGCCAACACAATGCTTTAGTAAGACGCCTTAAAAATGACCCCGGCTTACCGTCCGGGGTCATTTTATGAAAAGAAGAATTGGAGAAAGAGTGGAATCCCTGACATTACAACCCGTTGCATTGGTTAACGGCAGCATAAACTTACCTGGCTCAAAGAGTGTTTCAAATCGTGCACTCTTACTGGCTGCTTTAGCACAGGGCACTACCCGCCTGACTAACCTGCTCGACAGCGACGATGTGCGCCACATGCTGAATGCGCTGAAGCAGCTCGGTGTGACGCATCGCCTGTCGGCCTCCCGCACTGAGTGTGAAATCGACGGGTTGGGCACGGCTTTTTCCAATGCAAAAGGGCTGGAATTGTTCCTCGGAAATGCGGGCACGGCGATGCGTCCTCTGGCTGCTGCCTTATGTCTGGGCGAGCAGGACGTAGTACTTACCGGCGAACCACGTATGAAAGAGCGACCGATTGGCCATCTGGTTGATGCCCTCCGTCAGGGCGGCGCGCAAATCGATTATCTCGAGCAGGAAAATTATCCGCCGCTGCGCCTTCGTGGTGGCTTTACTGGCGGGAATGTCAGTGTGGATGGCAGCGTGTCCAGCCAGTTTCTTACCGCTTTGCTGATGACGGCCCCTCTGGCTGAAAATAACACCACCATTCAGATTAAGGGCGATCTGGTTTCCAAACCGTATATCGATATTACCCTCAATCTGATGAAGAGTTTCGGCATCGAAGTTGAAAATCATCAGTACCAGCAGTTTCGCATCATCGGTAAACAGCATTACGTTTCGCCGGGCGCTTATCTGGTGGAAGGCGATGCCTCTTCCGC comes from the Enterobacteriaceae bacterium Kacie_13 genome and includes:
- a CDS encoding MFS transporter, which encodes MSAYSRPVFLLLCGLLLLTISIAVLNTLVPLWLSHEQLPTWQVGLVSSSYFTGNLLGTLIAGSLIKRFGFNRSYYFSCFLFAVATAGLALSMSFWSWIGARFVAGVGCALIWVVVESALMRSGTVKNRGQLLAAYMIMYYIGTVVGQLLVGTVPTALFSVLPWVTSLIVIAMLPLLFAHLENQDSEEPRHSVLPMFRRRNARLGINGCIISGIVLGSLYGLMPLFLTHQGMSDADVGYWMALLVSAGIIGQWPVGRLADRYGRLMVLRIQIFCVILGSIAMLSGYAMAPTLFILGCAGFTLYPVAMSWACEKVSSEELVAMNQALLMSYTLGSLAGPTMTAMLMQSYSDRLLFVMIAVVSLVYLVMLMRKADKSPNPVAAA
- the pflA gene encoding pyruvate formate lyase 1-activating protein, with amino-acid sequence MSVQGRIHSYESCGTVDGPGIRFIVFFQGCLMRCMYCHNRDTWDTHGGKEINVEDLMKEVVTYRHFMNASGGGVTASGGEAILQAEFVRDWFRACQKEGINTCLDTNGFVRRYDPVIDELLDASDLVMLDLKQMNDDIHQNLVGVSNHRTLDFARYLAKRNQRTWIRYVVVPGWSDDDESAHKLGEFTKDMTNIEKIELLPYHELGKHKWTAMGEEYGLDGVNPPTTEIMDRVKNILASYGHKVIY
- the pflB gene encoding formate C-acetyltransferase — protein: MSKLNEKLTNAWQGFSAGEWQNGVNVRDFIQKNYTPYEGDESFLAGATQATTTLWDKVMEGIKLENSTKAPVDFDTDVAATITSHDAGYINKSLETIVGLQTDAPLKRALIPFGGIKMVEGSCKVYGRELDPALKKIFTDYRKTHNQGVFDVYTKDILNCRKSGVLTGLPDAYGRGRIIGDYRRVALYGIDFLMADKFAQFQSLQDDLENGVNLEMTIQLREEISEQHRALGQIKEMAAKYGYDISAPATNAQEAVQWTYFGYLAAVKSQNGAAMSFGRVSTFLDVFIDRDIKAGKLNEEQAQELIDHLVMKLRMVRFLRTPEYDELFSGDPIWATESLAGMGVDGRTLVTKNSFRFLNTLYTMGPSPEPNMTILWSEKLPMNFKKYAAKVSIDTSSVQYENDDLMRPDFNNDDYAIACCVSPMVVGKQMQFFGARANLAKTMLYAINGGVDEKMKIQVGPKEAPMMDTVLDYDKVMDRMDHFMDWLAKQYVTALNIIHYMHDKYSYEAALMALHDRDVYRTMACGIAGLSVAADSLSAIKYAKVSTIRDEDGLAIDFKIEGEYPQFGNNDSRVDDIACDLVERFMKKIQKLRTYRGAVATQSVLTITSNVVYGKKTGNTPDGRRAGAPFGPGANPMHGRDQKGAVASLTSVAKLPFAYAKDGISYTFSIVPNALGKDDDVRKANLAGLMDGYFHHEASIEGGQHLNVNVMNREMLLDAMEHPENYPQLTIRVSGYAVRFNSLTKEQQQDVITRTFTKSL
- the focA gene encoding formate transporter FocA; amino-acid sequence: MKADNPFDLILPAATAKVAEDAGVYKATKQPLKTFFLAITAGVFISIAFAFYITSTTGTGTVPFGLAKLVGGICFSLGLMLVVVCGADLFTSTVLIVIAKASGRITWGQLARNWANVYIGNLIGALFFVALIWFSGEYMVDNGLWGLNVLQTADHKMHHTFIEAVCLGILANLMVCLAVWMSYSGRSLMDKMFAMILPVAMFVASGFEHSIANMFMIPLGIVIKNFATPDFWQAVGTTPAQFAELNVTNFIIDNLIPVTIGNIIGGGLLVGLTYWVIYLRDEKNH
- a CDS encoding 30S ribosomal protein S12 methylthiotransferase accessory protein YcaO; this encodes MTQTFIPGKDAALEDSISRFQQKLTDLGFNIEEASWLNPVPHVWSVHIRDRDCPLCFTNGKGASKKAALASALGEYFERLSTNYFFADFYLGKEIANGDFVHYPNEKWFPIAEDNTLPEGILDERLHEFYDADKELVASDLIDLQSGNPDRGICALPFTRQSDLQTVYIPMNIIGNLYVSNGMSAGNTANEARVQGLSEVFERYVKNRIIAESISLPEIPADVLARYPGVVEAIAKLEEEGFPILSYDASLGGNYPVICVVLFNPANGTCFASFGAHPDFGVALERTVTELLQGRSLKDLDVFTAPTFDDEEVAEHANLETHFIDSSGLISWDMFKQDADYPFADWSFGGSTEEEFATLMAIFDKEDAEVYIADYEHLDVYACRIIVPGMSDIYPAEDLLLANNSMGAHLREQLLALPDSDLPKETYLEMITQLDDEGLDDFTRVRELLGIASGKDNGWYTLRVGELKSMLALAGGDFDQALTWAEWAHEFNSSVYSDERNNYYRCLQTLLQLSLEEDREPAQYYNAFVKMYGQKAVEDASAAISGEVRFHSLFAVDPDLKALPAHQALLRAYEKLQVAKRRHWSKA
- a CDS encoding DUF421 domain-containing protein, with translation MQAFDVKRMALDKFPIEYLGEVTFRCFFIFVVVFLFLKLTGRRGVNQLSLFEVVIILTLGSAAGDVTFYDDVPLLPVFAVFFSILLFYRFSTWLMGRSRHFQNWMEGKPLIIIRDGMFEWETMDRENITKGEFYMELRQKGVEHLGQVRLAILETNGGLSVYFRLDEDIEPGLPVLPEDYIDIETLMMTTGVYACHQCSLVKELKVGDKAVCPRCQNLTWVRALNTVRA
- the serC gene encoding 3-phosphoserine/phosphohydroxythreonine transaminase — encoded protein: MTQVYNFSAGPAMIPAEVLRRAEQELCNWHGLGTSVMEISHRSKEFIQVAEESEKDIRDLLNIPSNYKVLFCHGGARAQFAAVPMNLLGDKNTADYIDGGYWAHSAVKEAQKYCIPNVIDVTTTVDGKRGILPMSEWKLSADSAYVHYCPNETIDGVAIDEMPDFGDKIVVADYSSCILSRPIDVSRFGVIYAGAQKNIGPAGLTLVIVREDLLGKARTELPSILDYTVLAENDSMFNTPPTFAWYLSGMVFKWLKEQGGLREMEKRNQAKAELLYGAIDRTGFYRNPVAAANRSWMNVPFQMADASLDNVFLEQAQAAGLHALKGHRVAGGMRASIYNAMPLEGVKALTDFMAEFEKRHG
- the aroA gene encoding 3-phosphoshikimate 1-carboxyvinyltransferase, which encodes MESLTLQPVALVNGSINLPGSKSVSNRALLLAALAQGTTRLTNLLDSDDVRHMLNALKQLGVTHRLSASRTECEIDGLGTAFSNAKGLELFLGNAGTAMRPLAAALCLGEQDVVLTGEPRMKERPIGHLVDALRQGGAQIDYLEQENYPPLRLRGGFTGGNVSVDGSVSSQFLTALLMTAPLAENNTTIQIKGDLVSKPYIDITLNLMKSFGIEVENHQYQQFRIIGKQHYVSPGAYLVEGDASSASYFLAAAAIKGGTVRVTGIGKNSMQGDIRFADVLEKMGAKIHWADDYIECTRGELKGIDMDMNHIPDAAMTIATAALFAQGPTTLRNIYNWRVKETDRLAAMATELRKVGATVEEGEDYIRVEPPQSLKFAEIATYNDHRMAMCFSLVALSDTPVTILDPKCTAKTFPDYFERLTAISTLA